In the Rhodothermales bacterium genome, ATGAAACGTCAGCGCCGTGATGTCGATGGGTGGGATAGATTGGGCCATGGAGTACTCGGCACACCGATGCGTAAGGGCAGCTTTTCCGGTGAATATACAACCCGCCGGCGTAGCCGCCAGCGCTTCACGGGCCGGCGGTATCCTCGGGCAGATTTTCGCGCAGGAATCGGATGACGTTTCCCCCCATGATTTGTCCGACTTCCGCCCCGGAGAAGCCCTCCTGAAGCAGCGCGGGGACCAGATGCGGCAGACCGGTCGCATCGAACGGCGTCGTGGTGGCGCCGTCGAAATCCGACCCAAGCGCCACGTGATCGACGCCGGCCCGATCGGCCGTATAGCGGAGCGCCCGGGCGATGGAGGCGGCGCTCAGCTCGCACACCGCGGCATCCCAGAACCCGATGCCGATCAGCCCTCCCTTCGCCGCGATCCGGTCGATCTGGGCATCCGTCAGGTTGCGCGGGCCGGGGCAGGTGCCCTGGACGCCAGTGTGGGATACGACGATCGGACGGGTAGCGAGATCGAGCACCTCATCGACGGTGGCCGGGGAGCTGTGGGCGAGATCCACAATGGCGCGGTGCGCCTCCATCCACGCCAGCGCCTCGCGCCCGAGCGGCGTCAATCCGCCTTGCGCCTCGCCGTGCGCCGAGCCGGCGACTTCGTTGTCGAAGAAATGGGCCAGTCCGAACAGGCGGTAGCCGGCGTTGAACAACGCCTGCAGCGCGTCCATTCGGCCCTCCATCGCATGCAGTCCTTCGAGGGACAACACGCCGGCGACCATGCGGGGCGATGCCTGCCGGCGCCGGAGGAAGACCTCGAGATCCTCCCGGGAGTGGATGACGACGAGTTGACCGTCCGAGTCGGACGCAAACCGATCCAGTTTCGCCGCCTGATACAGCGCGCGGTTACGCAGGCTGAACCAGGTGTGCGGGGGCCACCATTCGGTCAGCGCGAGCCAGGTAATGAGGTCGCCGCCCGTCGCGCTGTTTCGTTCATAGTTGAGGCCCGTAGGCACGCGCGTGACGGCGGAGAAGACCTGCAGGGCCACGCCGGCGTCCTGCAGCCTCGGCAGATCGATGTGTCCCCGGTCGTACCGGTACCGGATGTTGCGCGCCCAGAGCAGAACATCCGCGTGCAGGTCGGCGACGGCGAGGGTATCGTACATGC is a window encoding:
- a CDS encoding membrane dipeptidase, translated to MTRWLNRVATVLAVALLLFFLIAPGQVDRRMNRVAGDAGPAPSADAQRMYDTLAVADLHADVLLWARNIRYRYDRGHIDLPRLQDAGVALQVFSAVTRVPTGLNYERNSATGGDLITWLALTEWWPPHTWFSLRNRALYQAAKLDRFASDSDGQLVVIHSREDLEVFLRRRQASPRMVAGVLSLEGLHAMEGRMDALQALFNAGYRLFGLAHFFDNEVAGSAHGEAQGGLTPLGREALAWMEAHRAIVDLAHSSPATVDEVLDLATRPIVVSHTGVQGTCPGPRNLTDAQIDRIAAKGGLIGIGFWDAAVCELSAASIARALRYTADRAGVDHVALGSDFDGATTTPFDATGLPHLVPALLQEGFSGAEVGQIMGGNVIRFLRENLPEDTAGP